One window of Nymphaea colorata isolate Beijing-Zhang1983 chromosome 1, ASM883128v2, whole genome shotgun sequence genomic DNA carries:
- the LOC116246495 gene encoding co-chaperone protein p23-1-like, whose translation MSRHPSVKWAQRSDKVYITVELPDAKDVKHKLEAEGKFLFNATRDNVAYEVDLELFDKIDVEQSKANVGVRSIIYVIQKAEKKWWSRLVKQEGKPPAFLKVDWDKWVDEDDEKGGADMDFGDMDFSKLAMGGDDFDMDLPKDDEEENEGEEEETKEEPVSSATDEAKA comes from the exons ATGAG TCGTCACCCTTCAGTGAAGTGGGCACAACGATCTGATAAGGTTTACATCACCGTTGAGTTGCCTGATGCAAAGGATGTGAAGCACAAACTTGAAGCGGAAGGAAAGTTTTTGTTTAATGCGACTAGGGATAATGTCGCCTATGAAGTTGATCTTGAGTTGTTTGACAAAATTGACGTTGAG CAAAGCAAAGCGAATGTTGGTGTGAGGAGCATCATCTATGTGATACAGAAGGCTGAGAAGAAATGGTGGAGCAGGCTAGTAAAGCAGGAAGGCAAACCACCTGCATTCCTGAAAGTGGATTGGGACAAGTGGGTGGACGAAGATGATGAGAAGG GTGGAGCAGATATGGACTTTGGCGACATGGATTTCTCG AAGCTGGCCATGGGTGGTGACGATTTCGATATGGATCTGCCTAAGGATGATGAAG AAGAAAACGAAGGGGAAGAAGAGGAGACGAAGGAGGAACCTGTTTCGTCGGCTACTGATGAAGCTAAAGCTTGA
- the LOC116260892 gene encoding uncharacterized protein LOC116260892 — translation MTISKPFSTTGWEKGMAVLDDDGCDYRDDQISSANILAGRMLGKSWASGSRVSGDSEYGERGIRSLSHRYEGGGVCIRDAAEGNDDEGRLLVSQVRTRRGIKRRHAVSLDFRVSSGKRKTMVYDDDVCDNHLVSRDFPECNLRTDGFESGVPIGETKIRNFGPSCVFEEEEVGGCKQRRPCLDSLVSDEGEETSVIGKKKKKRRRRKRKRKRKKKCKKIEENEYMVPEGTHDRQVSREDGEVEDEEYTELVEEEVGGCKQRRPCLDSLVSDEGEETSVIGKKKKKRRRRKRERKKKCKKIEENEYMVPEGTHDRQVSREDGEVEDEEYTELVEEEVGGCKQRMLCLNSLVSDEEEEISVIGKKKKRRRRRKRKNKCKKTEENEYVVPEGTHDRQVSREEGEVEDEEDAELVIKEKQNAPSMKQRKRYASEFAHCEVSVKRTRGEGGVERLGAGDIVWANSSEEEWWPGWVFMANKSKVLVPIFGQDKLCWLNDFQVLPFEENYVEKSKNAVGQLKVAIDNALEELGKRAALGLICSCEGLVNFNENEKSAVVDVPGYSKSSHHTLEQINKARAEFRPLEMLGFLQKAALSVFICESDTVGANRAIAQANAYRRVVSITPDWIYKETMRLTEMERADESDEGNWEAEPLASSLADNELCYRAYRSSNSLMVEVAAEEVENQMEVDEEEDGEGEEGAKNNLMIVERKEKEKDKVCEQPLHREEFQWNDMQKSNILLSFGESHDKSRNKTLLQEEIKGIEESEEDKLDLGFCVTNEMDFSSFSSNDQSGPQVSGTHEHIDVDEETNADDVEFLSDHRIKTACSRANEFRINPQQQIFIETNLPSLFETLTHLHRLALDPFYDSDGVAFVFEAFLRYRDITFLNIPNLKCLEVTLDRHCECSNSTEPKISVSPSYVAEPGNYATILHAFKKDSFEISSTLGGRENLKYSSFPSVPNSDMLSRPCQCMTTMASEEFSSVGTKMPSLLDTLTHLRCLALDPFSGAACVAFVSKAFLRYRAVTFLNIANLKFSEGTLNRHFRSGKNATREASTALPSVMEQRNGTISNCHAKKDVFGVGAIPYERDKVKGVCSSSVLDDAMLSRTSEQETGTAFNAVNKVILNVHGNLSFEANMPSLCEALTHLHCLALDPFYDPENAAFVCKTLLRYRAVRSSFSNVPDSDILSRSRQHISTLPSWECNSVNNKMPSLLDTLAHLRCLALDPFSGTVCAAFVSKAFLRYRAVTFLNITNLKFSDGILNRHLKSSENSTRENSIVLPSVTERGNGTTSDCHAKKDTFEVGAVPHERDTVKIFPCSAVPDDAILSRIFERESNKAFPAVNKLRPGLCKSLEHADSGSLLTKSCTNYISATAMPGDSQSAATDRIPNVSLTTDNRGANSDGGLPIQMATDQHDLDYATELCNSLSIAQGQFCSSSVKTLLGEMYLFLRCLACDPFFGGEHSTSAKRAFLRYRVASYEKIYGSSAAEYRHGMSNNHERLVSHSLSETWPNSRAIMDGVPDDSQKEKNVAPENDTKSKNQCFSSTATYAIPQTNGSGCAQNVSMFSETTSHTDLSKCFGNSFPRKRKSDEIPAANSLHKLRKPCGAVLLSNWYASPLTRGGLSRSVDDVQLPARSPTECTKIRRFFISPESHEVGSYLHMKFPKNFELPSQDQLMKTFGKFGPIDCLKTRVFFYTGSGQVCFQRHADAEAAFKFAREKVLFGQANIKFWVSRPAKSTHRVQGYNCTDIVGKPKSGESGNDDQSLYIDEQQLKDYDYTNRARLWPISNVKSCLRKLNQPGEKGQPKSSKVTFSVDGQSCLPAESIMSPLTLLCNHSLRKESGLYQQKMLSLLKDCEQLINDTRGSVGLQSYYEMLIHELRSSFRKPDE, via the exons ATGACGATTTCAAAACCTTTCTCAACGACTGGATGGGAAAAGGGAATGGCGGTGTTGGACGACGACGGCTGTGACTATCGTGATGATCAAATCTCTTCGGCGAACATTTTGGCGGGTAGAATGCTCGGGAAATCTTGGGCAAGTGGTTCTCGAGTTTCTGGAGATTCTGAGTACGGGGAAAGGGGAATTAGGAGCTTATCTCACCGTTATGAAGGTGGTGGTGTATGTATCCGCGACGCCGCCGAAGGCAACGATGACGAGGGCAGGTTGTTGGTTTCTCAAGTTCGTACGAGACGTGGAATCAAGAGAAGGCATGCAGTTAGTTTGGATTTTAGGGTTTCGAGTGGGAAAAGGAAGACTATGGTTTACGATGATGATGTCTGTGATAATCATTTGGTTTCTCGAGATTTTCCGGAGTGTAATCTTCGTACCGATGGTTTTGAATCCGGGGTTCCAATTGGAGAAACGAAGATTAGGAACTTTGGTCCCAGTTGTGTTTTTGAGGAAGAGGAAGTTGGTGGTTGCAAACAGAGGAGGCCTTGTTTAGATTCTCTGGTTTCGGATGAGGGAGAGGAAACTAGTGTTataggaaagaagaagaagaagaggaggaggaggaagaggaagaggaagaggaagaagaagtgtaagaagatagaagagaatGAATATATGGTTCCTGAGGGGACGCATGATCGCCAGGTGTCCAGGGAAGATGGAGAGGTGGAAGATGAGGAGTATACTGAATTAGTGGAAGAGGAAGTTGGTGGTTGCAAACAGAGGAGGCCTTGTTTAGATTCTCTGGTTTCGGATGAGGGAGAGGAAACTAGTGTTataggaaagaagaagaagaagaggaggaggaggaagagggagaggaagaagaagtgtaagaagatagaagagaatGAATATATGGTTCCTGAGGGGACGCATGATCGCCAGGTGTCCAGGGAAGATGGAGAGGTGGAAGATGAGGAGTATACTGAATTAGTGGAAGAGGAAGTTGGTGGTTGCAAACAGCGAATGCTTTGTTTAAATTCTCTGGTttcggatgaggaggaggaaattAGTGTTataggaaagaagaagaagaggaggaggaggaggaagaggaagaataaGTGCAAGAAGACAGAAGAGAATGAATATGTGGTTCCTGAGGGGACGCATGATCGCCAGGTGTCCAGGGAAGAGGGAGAGGTGGAAGATGAGGAGGATGCTGAATTAGttataaaggaaaaacaaaatgctCCGAGCATGAAGCAAAGAAAGAGATATGCCTCTGAATTTGCTCACTGTGAGGTTTCAGTAAAGAGGACGAGAGGCGAGGGAGGTGTAGAGAGACTGGGGGCAGGCGATATTGTTTGGGCAAATTCATCGGAAGAAGAATGGTGGCCTGGATGGGTTTTTATGGCAAATAAATCGAAGGTTTTGGTCCCTATCTTTGGTCAGGATAAGTTATGCTGGCTAAACGACTTCCAAGTTCTTCCTTTCGAAGAAAATTATGTTGAGAAATCGAAGAATGCAGTAGGACAATTGAAGGTTGCAATTGATAATGCTTTGGAGGAGTTAGGTAAGCGGGCAGCATTAGGTTTAATTTGTTCGTGCGAGGGACTTGTAAACtttaatgaaaatgagaaaagtgcAGTCGTTGATGTTCCTGGATATAGTAAGTCTAGCCATCATACGCTGGAGCAAATCAACAAGGCAAGGGCCGAGTTTCGGCCTCTGGAGATGCTGGGTTTTCTTCAGAAGGCCGCTctttctgttttcatttgtgAGTCAGACACTGTTGGTGCAAATAGAGCAATTGCTCAGGCCAATGCCTATCGGCGTGTTGTCTCAATTACGCCCGACTGGATTTACAAGGAAACAATGAGGCTCACAGAAATGGAGCGTGCTGATGAATCTGACGAAG GTAATTGGGAAGCAGAGCCACTTGCCAGTAGTCTGGCAGATAATGAATTGTGTTACAGGGCTTATAGAAGCAGCAATAGTCTGATGGTCGAAGTAGCAGCAGAAGAAGTGGAAAACCAGATGGAGGTagacgaggaagaagatgggGAAGGAGAGGAAGGGGCAAAGAACAACTTGATGATCGTGGAacgaaaggaaaaagagaaggataaAGTTTGCGAGCAACCACTGCATAGAGAGGAATTTCAGTGGAATGATAtgcaaaaatcaaatattcTCTTGAGCTTTGGAGAGTCCCATGACAAATCAAGAAATAAGACACTCTTGCAGGAAGAAATCAAAGGGATTGAAGAAAGTGAGGAAgataaattggatttgggtttcTGTGTCACAAATGAAATGGACTTTAGCAGTTTTTCGTCCAATGATCAGTCTGGGCCACAAGTTTCTGGAACACATGAACACATTGACGTGGATGAGGAAACAAATGCAGATGATGTGGAGTTTCTTTCTGATCATAGGATCAAGACTGCATGCAGTCGAGCTAATGAATTCAGAATAAATCCTCAGCAACAGATTTTTATTGAGACCAATTTGCCATCTCTATTTGAGACCTTGACACATTTACATCGCCTTGCACTGGACCCTTTCTATGACTCAGATGGTGTGGCATTTGTATTCGAAGCATTTTTGAGGTACAGAGATATAACTTTTCTGAACATTCCCAATCTAAAATGTTTAGAAGTCACCTTGGACCGTCATTGTGAATGTAGCAACAGCACAGAGCCAAAGATTTCTGTATCCCCTTCATATGTTGCAGAACCTGGAAACTATGCCACCATTTTACATGCTTTTAAGAAGGATAGTTTTGAGATAAGTAGCACTCTCGGTGGAAGAGAAAACCTCAAATATTCTTCCTTTCCCAGTGTTCCTAACAGTGACATGTTAAGCAGACCTTGTCAGTGTATGACCACCATGGCATCCGAGGAATTCAGCTCTGTTGGCACCAAGATGCCATCTCTACTTGACACACTGACACATTTACGGTGCCTTGCACTGGACCCTTTCTCTGGGGCAGCCTGTGTGGCTTTTGTATCCAAAGCGTTCTTAAGGTACAGAGCTGTAACTTTTCTCAATATTGCTAATCTGAAGTTCTCAGAGGGCACCTTGAATCGCCATTTTAGATCTGGCAAAAACGCAACTAGAGAGGCCAGCACAGCTCTTCCATCTGTTATGGAACAAAGAAATGGTACCATTAGTAATTGTCATGCTAAGAAAGATGTTTTTGGAGTTGGTGCAATTCCTTATGAAAGAGACAAAGTCAAAGGTGTCTGCAGTTCTTCTGTCCTTGATGATGCAATGCTAAGCAGAACTTCTGAGCAAGAGACCGGTACAGCATTCAATGCAGTTAATAAAGTTATATTAAACGTTCATGGCAACCTTTCTTTTGAGGCCAACATGCCATCTCTGTGTGAGGCATTGACCCATTTGCATTGCCTTGCATTGGACCCTTTTTATGATCCAGAGAATGCGGCTTTTGTGTGCAAAACATTATTAAGATATAGGGCGGTAAGATCCTCCTTTTCCAATGTACCTGACAGTGATATTTTAAGCAGATCTCGTCAGCATATCAGCACCTTACCTTCCTGGGAATGCAACTCTGTCAACAATAAAATGCCATCTCTACTTGACACATTGGCACATTTACGGTGCCTCGCACTGGACCCTTTCTCTGGGACAGTCTGTGCGGCTTTTGTATCAAAAGCATTCTTGAGGTACAGAGCTGTAACTTTTCTCAATATTACTAATCTAAAATTCTCAGATGGCATCTTGAATCGGCATTTAAAATCAAGTGAAAATTCAACTAGAGAGAACAGCATAGTTCTTCCATCTGTTACAGAACGAGGAAATGGTACCACTAGTGATTGTCATGCTAAGAAAGATACTTTTGAAGTTGGTGCAGTTCCTCATGAAAGAGACACAGTCAAAATTTTTCCTTGTTCTGCTGTTCCTGATGATGCAATTTTAAGCCGAATTTTTGAGCGAGAGAGCAATAAAGCATTCCCTGCAGTTAATAAGCTTAGGCCTGGCTTGTGCAAAAGCCTTGAACACGCAGACTCTGGATCATTATTGACAAAAAGTTGTACCAACTACATTTCTGCTACAGCTATGCCAGGCGACAGCCAGAGTGCTGCTACAGATAGAATTCCAAATGTCAGCTTGACCACAGACAATAGAGGTGCAAATTCAGATGGTGGATTGCCAATACAAATGGCAACTGATCAACATGATCTTGATTATGCCACCGAGCTTTGTAACTCATTATCAATTGCTCAAGGGCAGTTTTGCAGTTCCAGCGTGAAAACACTGCTTGGTGAAATGTATTTATTCCTCCGTTGCCTTGCATGTGATCCATTTTTTGGTGGAGAACATTCAACTTCTGCAAAGCGTGCGTTCTTGAGGTACAGAGTAGCTTCGTATGAGAAAATCTATGGCTCCAGTGCTGCAGAATATAGGCACGGAATGAGCAACAATCATGAGCGATTGGTCTCTCATTCACTATCAGAAACTTGGCCTAATAGTCGTGCTATTATGGATGGAGTTCCAGATGACAgccagaaagaaaaaaatgtagcTCCAGAAAATGACACCAAGTCGAAAAACCAATGCTTCTCAAGTACAGCCACTTATGCAATTCCTCAAACTAATGGTTCTGGTTGTGCACAGAATGTGAGTATGTTCAGTGAGACCACATCTCACACTGATTTGTCAAAATGCTTTGGGAACAGCTTTCCCCGAAAGAGAAAATCAGATGAAATCCCTGCTGCTAATTCACTACACAAGCTTAGAAAGCCTTGTGGTGCGGTCTTACTAAGTAATTGGTATGCAAGTCCTTTGACAAGAGGTGGATTGAGCAGAAGTGTTGACGATGTGCAGTTACCAGCAAGGAGTCCAACTGAATGCACGAAAATTAGGAGGTTCTTTATTTCTCCTGAAAGTCATGAAGTTGGTTCATATCTGCACATGAAATTTCCAAAGAATTTTGAGCTTCCTTCTCAAGACCAGTTGATGAAGACATTTGGGAAATTTGGGCCAATAGATTGTTTAAAAACCAGAGTTTTCTTTTATACAGGTTCAGGCCAAGTATGTTTTCAAAGACATGCTGATGCTGAGGCTGCTTTCAAGTTTGCGAGAGAGAAGGTCTTGTTTGGTCAGGCCAATATTAAATTCTGGGTCAGTAGGCCTGCAAAATCAACACATAGAGTGCAGGGATACAACTGCACTGATATTGTTGGAAAGCCTAAAAGCGGGGAAAGTGGAAATGATGATCAAAGTCTATATATAGACGAGCAACaactaaaagattatgattATACCAACAGGGCACGATTATGGCCGATTTCCAATGTCAAATCATGTCTCAGGAAGCTCAATCAACCAGGCGAGAAGGGTCAACCTAAATCTTCGAAAGTAACATTCTCAGTGGACGGCCAATCCTGTTTACCGGCAGAAAGCATTATGAGCCCCTTAACCTTGCTCTGTAATCATTCATTAAGAAAAGAGAGTGGTCTTTATCAACAAAAGATGTTATCTCTCTTGAAGGACTGTGAGCAACTAATTAATGACACAAGAGGCTCTGTGGGCCTGCAGTCATATTATGAAATGCTTATCCATGAACTCAGAAGCTCCTTCAGAAAGCCTGATGAATGA
- the LOC116246024 gene encoding probable protein S-acyltransferase 4 isoform X3, producing MGTTKRLYQVWKGNNRFFCGGRLIFGPEVGSLLLSTFLIFSPSVVFCTQVAAKIIQPSPHLGISVLAVAVLLTVWDLLVLFMTSGRDPGIVPRNKQPPEVEGEISSASTEFVNNRSPDLRLPRIKDVTVNGVTVNVKYCDTCLLYRPPRASHCSICNNCVQKFDHHCPWVGQCIGLRNYRFYFLFVSSTTFLCIYVFTFSWVNILLQRSHRSLWKAMAKEVPSVVLIIYTFIMVWFVGGLTIFHLYLISRNQLISTTVDDGRTSALVQQGRLLYEFLCIL from the exons ATGGGAACAACCAAGAGGCTTTATCAAGTTTGGAAGGGGAACAAC AGGTTCTTCTGTGGAGGTAGGCTGATATTTGGTCCGGAGGTGGGATCGCTGCTTCTCTCCACTTTCTTGATCTTCAGTCCTTCTGTTGTATTCTGTACTCAAGTGGCTGCTAAGATCATCCAACCGTCACCACATCTTGGCATCTCTGTACTGGCTGTGGCTGTGCTTCTCACTGTTTGG GATTTGCTAGTTCTCTTTATGACATCTGGTAGAGATCCTGGTATTGTACCTAGAAATAAGCAGCCTCCTGAGGTGGAAGGTGAAATTTCTTCTGCATCAACAGAGTTCGTGAACAATAGAAGTCCAGACTTAAGATTGCCTCGAATTAAAGATGTCACAGTCAATGGTGTTACAGTAAACGTTAAATACTGTGATACATGCCTGCTTTACCGGCCTCCCCGTGCTTCCCATTGTTCGATCTGCAACAACTGCGTTCAAAAATTTGATCATCATTGTCCTTGGGTTGGTCAGTGCATTGGGCTA CGTAACTATCGGTTCTACTTCCTGTTTGTTTCATCTACAACCTTCTTGTGCATATACGTCTTTACCTTTTCTTGGGTAAATATCCTTTTGCAACGATCACACAGAAGCCTCTGGAAAGCTATGGCTAAAGAGGTTCCATCAGTGGTTCTCATAATTTACACCTTTATAATGGTCTGGTTTGTTGGGGGACTCACAATCTTCCATCTCTATCTGATCAGCAGAAATCAG TTGATATCAACAACTGTAGATGATGGCCGCACATCAGCGTTGGTCCAGCAGGGTCGCTTGCTGTATGAGTTCCTCTGTATCTTATGA
- the LOC116246024 gene encoding probable protein S-acyltransferase 4 isoform X2 gives MGTTKRLYQVWKGNNRFFCGGRLIFGPEVGSLLLSTFLIFSPSVVFCTQVAAKIIQPSPHLGISVLAVAVLLTVWDLLVLFMTSGRDPGIVPRNKQPPEVEGEISSASTEFVNNRSPDLRLPRIKDVTVNGVTVNVKYCDTCLLYRPPRASHCSICNNCVQKFDHHCPWVGQCIGLTTYENFRSRYDKKENPYNLGAWRNFKDIFLSPIPPSLNDFRSIVREEPVEFVAAVTPVVAGNSIVPKENASMEVSETKVGISGNMQLPRILQGLDYGDIVDNLKIRGSDVGHSFDSFIFSVAQETTQAGGTDEAKVAADHHNINMES, from the exons ATGGGAACAACCAAGAGGCTTTATCAAGTTTGGAAGGGGAACAAC AGGTTCTTCTGTGGAGGTAGGCTGATATTTGGTCCGGAGGTGGGATCGCTGCTTCTCTCCACTTTCTTGATCTTCAGTCCTTCTGTTGTATTCTGTACTCAAGTGGCTGCTAAGATCATCCAACCGTCACCACATCTTGGCATCTCTGTACTGGCTGTGGCTGTGCTTCTCACTGTTTGG GATTTGCTAGTTCTCTTTATGACATCTGGTAGAGATCCTGGTATTGTACCTAGAAATAAGCAGCCTCCTGAGGTGGAAGGTGAAATTTCTTCTGCATCAACAGAGTTCGTGAACAATAGAAGTCCAGACTTAAGATTGCCTCGAATTAAAGATGTCACAGTCAATGGTGTTACAGTAAACGTTAAATACTGTGATACATGCCTGCTTTACCGGCCTCCCCGTGCTTCCCATTGTTCGATCTGCAACAACTGCGTTCAAAAATTTGATCATCATTGTCCTTGGGTTGGTCAGTGCATTGGGCTA ACTACTTATGAAAACTTCCGCTCCAGAtatgataagaaagaaaatccATATAACCTGGGGGCCTGGAGGAACttcaaagatatttttttgtcaCCTATCCCTCCTTCACTGAACGATTTTAGATCAATAGTAAGAGAAGAGCCTGTAGAATTTGTAGCAGCAGTTACTCCAGTTGTGGCAGGCAACTCCATTGTGCCAAAGGAAAATGCCAGCATGGAAGTTAGCGAAACAAAAGTGGGAATTTCTGGTAACATGCAGCTTCCCAGAATCCTGCAAGGCCTGGACTATGGAGACATTGTTGACAACCTGAAGATTAGGGGCTCTGATGTGGGGCACTCATTtgattcatttattttctctGTGGCACAAGAAACTACACAGGCTGGTGGTACCGACGAAGCAAAAGTTGCTGCAGATCACCATAACATCAATATGGAATCATGA
- the LOC116246024 gene encoding probable protein S-acyltransferase 4 isoform X1: MGTTKRLYQVWKGNNRFFCGGRLIFGPEVGSLLLSTFLIFSPSVVFCTQVAAKIIQPSPHLGISVLAVAVLLTVWDLLVLFMTSGRDPGIVPRNKQPPEVEGEISSASTEFVNNRSPDLRLPRIKDVTVNGVTVNVKYCDTCLLYRPPRASHCSICNNCVQKFDHHCPWVGQCIGLRNYRFYFLFVSSTTFLCIYVFTFSWVNILLQRSHRSLWKAMAKEVPSVVLIIYTFIMVWFVGGLTIFHLYLISRNQTTYENFRSRYDKKENPYNLGAWRNFKDIFLSPIPPSLNDFRSIVREEPVEFVAAVTPVVAGNSIVPKENASMEVSETKVGISGNMQLPRILQGLDYGDIVDNLKIRGSDVGHSFDSFIFSVAQETTQAGGTDEAKVAADHHNINMES, encoded by the exons ATGGGAACAACCAAGAGGCTTTATCAAGTTTGGAAGGGGAACAAC AGGTTCTTCTGTGGAGGTAGGCTGATATTTGGTCCGGAGGTGGGATCGCTGCTTCTCTCCACTTTCTTGATCTTCAGTCCTTCTGTTGTATTCTGTACTCAAGTGGCTGCTAAGATCATCCAACCGTCACCACATCTTGGCATCTCTGTACTGGCTGTGGCTGTGCTTCTCACTGTTTGG GATTTGCTAGTTCTCTTTATGACATCTGGTAGAGATCCTGGTATTGTACCTAGAAATAAGCAGCCTCCTGAGGTGGAAGGTGAAATTTCTTCTGCATCAACAGAGTTCGTGAACAATAGAAGTCCAGACTTAAGATTGCCTCGAATTAAAGATGTCACAGTCAATGGTGTTACAGTAAACGTTAAATACTGTGATACATGCCTGCTTTACCGGCCTCCCCGTGCTTCCCATTGTTCGATCTGCAACAACTGCGTTCAAAAATTTGATCATCATTGTCCTTGGGTTGGTCAGTGCATTGGGCTA CGTAACTATCGGTTCTACTTCCTGTTTGTTTCATCTACAACCTTCTTGTGCATATACGTCTTTACCTTTTCTTGGGTAAATATCCTTTTGCAACGATCACACAGAAGCCTCTGGAAAGCTATGGCTAAAGAGGTTCCATCAGTGGTTCTCATAATTTACACCTTTATAATGGTCTGGTTTGTTGGGGGACTCACAATCTTCCATCTCTATCTGATCAGCAGAAATCAG ACTACTTATGAAAACTTCCGCTCCAGAtatgataagaaagaaaatccATATAACCTGGGGGCCTGGAGGAACttcaaagatatttttttgtcaCCTATCCCTCCTTCACTGAACGATTTTAGATCAATAGTAAGAGAAGAGCCTGTAGAATTTGTAGCAGCAGTTACTCCAGTTGTGGCAGGCAACTCCATTGTGCCAAAGGAAAATGCCAGCATGGAAGTTAGCGAAACAAAAGTGGGAATTTCTGGTAACATGCAGCTTCCCAGAATCCTGCAAGGCCTGGACTATGGAGACATTGTTGACAACCTGAAGATTAGGGGCTCTGATGTGGGGCACTCATTtgattcatttattttctctGTGGCACAAGAAACTACACAGGCTGGTGGTACCGACGAAGCAAAAGTTGCTGCAGATCACCATAACATCAATATGGAATCATGA
- the LOC116264152 gene encoding magnesium-protoporphyrin IX monomethyl ester [oxidative] cyclase, chloroplastic-like — protein sequence MAAEMAILKPISFKPETGSTRAIFKISHSSKSCIRCLPKMSAAPPPQGNAVSKKGKTAIKETLLTPRFYTTDFEAMEALFNPETNKHLNMKEFEALLQEFRNDYNQTHFVRDKEFKQAADNLQGPMRSIFVEFLERSCTAEFSGFLLYKEIARRLKKTNPVIAEIFALMSRDEARHAGFLNKGLADFNLALDLGFLTKARKYTFFKPEYILYATYLSEKIGYWRYITICRHLVAHPECQIYPIFKYFENWCQDENRHGDFIAAMLKAHPRFLKGWVSKLWARFFCLTVYVTMYLNDCQRTAFYEGIGLETKKFDMHVIIETNKTTARLFPAVLDVENPEFKRKLDRMVEINKKLSAVSNSNDPEFLKKLKKIPLAAALLAELVAAYFMPPVDSGSVELLEYDPKLVY from the exons ATGGCAGCAGAAATGGCTATTCTCAAACCCATTTCATTCAAACCAGAAACCGGCAGCACAAGGGCCATCTTCAAAATCAGCCATTCCTCAAAATCATGCATAAGATGCCTCCCCAAGATGTCTGCCGCGCCTCCACCCCAGGGGAATGCAGTCAGCAAGAAAGGCAAGACGGCCATCAAGGAGACTCTGCTGACGCCGAGGTTCTATACCACGGATTTTGAGGCCATGGAAGCACTCTTCAACCCCGAGACCAACAAGCACCTGAACATGAAGGAGTTCGAAGCCCTACTGCAGGAATTCAGAAACGACTATAATCAGACCCATTTTGTGAGGGACAAGGAGTTCAAACAAGCGGCCGACAACTTGCAAGGCCCGATGCGTAGCATCTTTGTTGAGTTCCTCGAGCGGTCGTGCACTGCCGAGTTCTCCGGCTTCCTTCTTTACAAGGAAATCGCTCGCAGACTCAAG AAAACCAATCCTGTTATCGCTGAGATATTTGCACTCATGTCAAGGGATGAAGCCAGGCATGCAGG GTTTCTGAACAAGGGTCTTGCTGATTTTAACCTGGCACTTGACCTTGGCTTCCTAACAAAGGCTAGGAAGTACACATTTTTCAAGCCAGAATATATCCTCTATGCCACATACCTGTCGGAGAAAATAGGGTATTGGAGATACATCACAATTTGCAGGCATTTGGTGGCCCACCCAGAATGCCAAATCTATCCAATCTTCAAGTACTTTGAGAACTGGTGCCAAGACGAGAATAGGCATGGCGATTTCATCGCTGCAATGTTGAAGGCTCATCCTCGATTTCTTAAAGGCTGGGTGTCCAAACTGTGGGCAAGATTCTTTTGCCTTACA GTGTATGTAACAATGTACCTTAATGACTGCCAAAGGACTGCATTTTATGAAGGCATAGGGCTTGAGACCAAGAAGTTCGACATGCATGTCATCATTGAG ACTAACAAAACGACAGCAAGGCTCTTCCCAGCGGTGTTGGACGTGGAGAACCCAGAATTCAAGAGAAAGCTGGACAGAATGGTAGAGATAAACAAGAAGTTGAGTGCCGTTAGCAATAGCAATGATCCTGAATTTctgaagaagttgaagaagataCCCCTTGCTGCTGCTCTCCTTGCCGAGCTCGTGGCAGCTTATTTCATGCCCCCAGTTGATTCTGGATCTGTTGAATTACTAGAATATGATCCTAAGCTTGTTTACTAG